A single region of the Sphaeramia orbicularis chromosome 6, fSphaOr1.1, whole genome shotgun sequence genome encodes:
- the LOC115420870 gene encoding serine/threonine-protein kinase WNK1-like isoform X4, producing MSEKFGDKMVKFLAPPQKSGNGPSSGSDSMVSESRPTEVRRRHHTMERDRCNPEHRFLRRSVISDSNATALALPLPSKIPIPAPQRIQPRETTSQRQEAAGHFPRDEPNLSQKDKSADVGKVVEGRGVEIAKVDVVPLQQVQDACDGEAAIVAHSTPSLGTELPSQTEPESAAEVKVHHGEEGEEEDKDSAKARAEAEQREAEKKVQEDIEEAETKAVGTSPDGRFLKFDIEIGRGSFKTVYKGLDTETTVEVAWCELQDRKLSKAERQRFKEEAGMLKGLQHPNIVRFYDSWEGPSKGRKCIVLVTELMTSGTLKTYLKRFKVMKIKVLRSWCRQILKGLHFLHTRAPPIIHRDLKCDNIFITGPTGSVKIGDLGLATLKRASFAKSVIGTPEFMAPEMYEEKYDESVDVYAFGMCMLEMATSEYPYSECQNAAQIYRRVTSGVKPGSFDKVAIPEVKEIIEGCIRQNKDERYSIKDLLNHAFFQEDTGVRVELAEEDDGEMEAIKLWLRIEDVKKLKGKYKDNEAIEFSFDLLKDVPEDVAQEMVESGYVCEGDHKTIAKAIKDRVSLICRKRTQRQQVREDQEKRRIEEEQQGQLVPAQQPGQQSSTEAPQSQPVLQSTSYVPPQPNQHSSQMVSQPQSQQSHPSTNYNTPQPAQMTGMPQGFSYVPQSTGHIPVQGQSVVAVQPESEEPEADQQPHATGVNHIADRPPASSVPPDAQPSQSGISFSSPPSQSQFQPQVSCPQTQNDQTQQQQLSTVQPQMQVVQPEVVPVAPSSQPAPVAPQQYGVYYQPSLPPQIPTQQGMIPPSSQSSPLQQQQPESSIGLQSSSVPPGQTGGQPLQTSVSVPQSTPVEHPAASSAHGPQSVESCLSDAASGLSDGNDGNSTSGGRHEGRSLKRHQRRSVRSRSRHEKTARAKLNVLSISNVGDRVAECQLETHNRKMVTFRFDLDGDNPEEIAQIMVQSEFILESERESFIEQIREVIEMADKKGESMKEVFPQMTDLQQQPELSVPMLPGISPSTTAQVVHSAGRRFIVSPVPESRLKEQFFGTSSANNSFGDEPAPAAPLGLSLSAPSATLQQAFSKMKQGRVERSNTIDPPPSEQEPGPVTSTEASLTPNSNKVLVSSEVGPSAAVSLTSTVTSSPPSTTGRVSPPPVSTQSQTQVPAPNLPAQVSHELGPSVGVPPSSSISPPVMQTSSQLPTGSVSSVAGVSSSTTGSVPPSEQQPFNSTVSSSQPMNSSIHAPQHTNSQSQPVPISTQPPPPSSVPSQSLVQSQPAESEGAEVQTKAAGRDDIQALDKKLRSLFKDQSSTSSSTSVDPSQNTGTSSPPTGTSSPPPGLALVPPSNLPLSSGVQGVLGPITTPGQGITPAGHAQTPPTKPRAQTLPTGFDQAATPPTDLVPPLPGPNQAQQPLNNLDAQLRRALSPETVQGGNQVQPPAAGFTLGRFQVSVATDNASSSIPDPSSIVSSSSITPSSTSSSSSSSSSSSPSSPENTLHRLSSLSKGVCEPDIINGASSVSAGPASQQTTTIGRFQVSTNTNATVGPSTGSKVGRFSVTVTPAPAVGSSTQNGPSSSTSDPHKTHTHYSSDNDDDSETEDEALQKEISRLREKHMLEIQALQTRQKEEIEALFTRMGKPPPPSVFSPAVAMAGGRRRLKSKGHKSARSSGQPSPSHHGSPGQSLLGSEFVPKQSSSSTTESSEMAEASQSVSNSSLPQLRSSPSMPILSTCSTGTSGTSSTGGLGLCQNHSASLTQAAGHTVPASHTQKGKGTFTDDLHQLVDNWARDAISLSQCKRGPKTGTQAAAAHDIIPPANMGRKFSAPGYLCPTPSNPSCSTSAQLPNSANPSVPLGPRKGSLGPVAQGFGYASAPYSAPQWAGPTGTCQVSMLNPTQPLAQYQPPTTATVALHQGYHMATTASPQKSARPGGSNLRTT from the exons ATGTCGGAAAAGTTTGGCGACAAAATGGTGAAGTTTCTGGCTCCCCCTCAAAAGAGTGGAAATGGCCCTAGTTCGGGTTCAGACTCGATGGTGAGTGAAAGCCGTCCAACAGAAGTCAGGCGTCGGCATCACACCATGGAGCGTGACAGATGTAACCCTGAACACCGCTTCTTGCGTCGCAGCGTCATCAGTGACTCTAATGCTACAGCATTGGCCCTTCCTTTGCCAAGCAAGATCCCAATCCCAGCACCTCAGCGAATTCAGCCACGTGAAACCACCTCTCAGCGACAAGAGGCTGCTGGTCATTTCCCTCGAGATGAACCAAATTTATCTCAAAAGGATAAGTCTGCTGATGTTGGAAAAGTTGTTGAAGGAAGAGGTGTAGAAATAGCCAAGGTTGATGTAGTGCCTTTACAGCAGGTACAAGATGCCTGTGATGGAGAGGCAGCAATAGTAGCCCACTCTACACCAAGCCTTGGAACAGAATTGCCAAGTCAAACAGAACCTGAAAGTGCTGCTGAGGTAAAGGTACATCATGGAGAAGAGGGTGAAGAAGAAGATAAGGACTCTGCCAAGGCACGAGCTGAGGCAGAACAGAGAGAAGCGGAGAAAAAAGTACAAGAAGACATAGAAGAAGCAGAGACCAAAGCAGTGGGAACATCACCAGATGGGCGTTTTTTAAAGTTTGACATAGAGATTGGACGTGGCTCCTTCAAGACCGTCTACAAGGGCTTGGACACTGAGACCACAGTGGAGGTGGCTTGGTGTGAACTGCAG GATCGCAAGCTGTCAAAGGCAGAGCGACAGCGTTTTAAAGAAGAAGCGGGGATGCTGAAGGGGCTACAGCATCCCAACATTGTCCGCTTTTACGACTCCTGGGAGGGACCCTCCAAAGGCAGGAAGTGCATTGTACTGGTCACAGAACTCATGACTTCTGGCACACTTAAAAC ATATCTGAAGCGATTCAAGGTGATGAAAATTAAAGTGCTTCGGAGCTGGTGCAGACAAATCCTCAAGGGGCTTCACTTCCTTCATACCCGGGCTCCCCCCATCATCCACAGGGACCTTAAGTGTGACAACATTTTCATCACAGGCCCAACAGGATCTGTCAAAATCGGAGACCTGGGACTGGCTACACTGAAGCGTGCATCCTTTGCAAAGAGTGTTATAG GTACCCCTGAGTTCATGGCCCCTGAGATGTATGAGGAGAAGTACGACGAGTCAGTGGATGTGTATGCCTTTGGAATGTGCATGCTGGAGATGGCCACCTCAGAGTACCCTTACTCAGAGTGCCAGAATGCTGCACAGATCTACCGCAGAGTTACCAGT GGGGTGAAGCCAGGCAGCTTCGACAAGGTGGCCATCCCTGAAGTGAAGGAAATCATCGAGGGATGTATCCGCCAGAACAAGGATGAAAG GTACTCCATCAAGGACCTGCTGAACCATGCCTTTTTCCAGGAGGATACAGGTGTTCGTGTGGAGTTGGCGGAAGAGGACGATGGAGAGATGGAAGCTATTAAGCTGTGGCTTAGAATTGAGGATGTAAAGAAACTGAAGGGGAAGTACAAAGACAATGAAGCTATCGAGTTTTCTTTTGACCTCCTCAAAGATGTCCCAGAGGATGTGGCTCAGGAGATG GTTGAGTCAGGTTATGTGTGTGAAGGTGACCACAAGACTATTGCGAAGGCCATCAAGGACAGGGTGTCTCTTATCTGCCGCAAAAGAACACAGCGACAGCAG GTGAGAGAGGATCAGGAGAAGAGAAGGATTGAAGAAGAACAGCAAGGTCAGTTAGTGCCAGCACAGCAGCCAGGCCAACAGTCCAGCACAGAGGCCCCTCAGTCACAACCGGTGCTGCAGTCTACTTCATATGTGCCACCACAACCAAACCAACACAGCAGTCAGATGGTTTCCCAACCTCAATCTCAGCAAAGCCATCCGAGCACCAATTACAACACTCCTCAGCCAGCCCAAATGACTGGTATGCCACAGGGCTTCTCTTATGTCCCTCAGTCAACTGGACATATCCCAGTACAGGGTCAGAGTGTAGTTGCCGTCCAGCCAGAGTCAGAGGAGCCCGAGGCTGACCAACAGCCACACGCCACAGGAG TCAACCACATCGCAGACAGACCACCTGCTTCCTCCGTCCCCCCTGATGCCCAGCCCTCCCAATCTGGAATATCATTTAGCTCTCCTCCCAGTCAGTCCCAGTTTCAGCCCCAGGTGTCATGTCCACAGACACAGAATGACCAAACACAACAGCAGCAGTTGTCAACA GTTCAACCCCAGATGCAAGTTGTTCAGCCTGAGGTTGTTCCTGTTGCACCCAGCAGCCAGCCTGCTCCAGTTGCACCTCAGCAG TACGGAGTTTACTACCAACCATCGCTTCCCCCCCAG ATTCCTACCCAGCAAGGGATGATACCCCCATCATCTCAGTCTTCTCCCCTCCAACAGCAGCAGCCAGAAAGTAGTATTGGTCTTCAGAGCTCCAGTGTACCACCAGGACAGACTGGGGGTCAGCCACTACAG acaTCTGTGAGTGTTCCTCAGTCAACACCAGTGGAGCACCCAGCAGCATCTTCTGCACATGGACCACAGTCTGTAGAGAG CTGCCTGTCAGATGCAGCATCAGGTCTCAGTGATGGGAATGACGGAAATTCTACGTCAGGGGGCCGACATGAGGGCCGCTCACTGAAGCGTCACCAGAGACGATCTGTCCGCAGCCGCTCCCGCCACGAGAAGACTGCGAGGGCCAAGCTGAATGTTCTCAGT ATCTCTAATGTGGGAGATCGAGTTGCAGAGTGCCAGCTGGAAACACACAACAGGAAGATGGTGACATTCAGATTTGACCTTGATGGTGATAATCCAGAGGAGATAGCACAGATCATG GTTCAGAGTGAATTCATCCTGGAGAGTGAGCGGGAATCCTTCATTGAACAGATCCGTGAAGTCATAGAAATGGCAGACAAGAAAGGAGAGAGCATGAAAGAAGTCTTTCCTCAG ATGACTGATCTTCAGCAACAGCCAGAGTTGTCTGTTCCCATGTTGCCAG GTATTTCTCCCAGCACTACAGCTCAAGTGGTGCATTCAGCAGGACGAAGATTCATCGTCAGTCCAGTGCCAGAGTCTCGTCTTAAAGAGCAGTTCTTTGGCACTTCCTCTGCTAATAATTCTTTTGGAGATGAACCTGCCCCAG cagcacCATTAGGACTGTCTCTGTCTGCACCATCTGCAACTCTACAGCAGGCTTTCAGTAAAATGAAGCAGGGTCGTGTAGAGAGAAGCAACACCATTGACCCCCCTCCTAGTGAGCAAGAACCAGGCCCTGTCACATCCACGGAGGCTTCCCTTACTCCAAACTCAAATAAAGTCCTTGTTTCATCTGAAGTTGGACCTTCTGCTGCTGTATCCCTCACATCTACTGTAACGTCCTCACCACCTTCTACAACTGGGAGGGTTTCACCTCCACCTGTATCAACTCAGTCTCAAACTCAAGTTCCTGCCCCTAATCTGCCTGCCCAGGTTTCCCATGAACTAGGCCCCTCTGTGGGCGTCCCTCCCTCATCCTCCATTTCTCCTCCAGTCATGCAGACATCCAGTCAACTACCCACTGGGTCAGTTTCTTCTGTCGCTGGTGTCTCATCCAGTACTACTGGCAGTGTTCCCCCTTCAGAGCAGCAGCCTTTTAATAGCACTGTCTCGTCATCTCAGCCTATGAATTCATCTATTCATGCACCACAGCACACAAACTCTCAAAGTCAGCCAGTACCCATTTCTACTCAGCCACCTCCTCCATCTTCAGTGCCCAGTCAGAGCCTCGTTCAGTCACAGCCAGCAGAGAGCGAAGGGGCTGAAGTCCAGACCAAGGCAGCCGGCAGAGATGACATCCAAGCTCTGGATAAAAAACTCCGGTCTCTCTTTAAAGACCAGAGCTCCACCAGCTCCTCAACGTCAGTGGATCCCAGTCAGAATACTGGGACCTCTTCACCTCCAACTGGGACTTCTTCCCCTCCCCCTGGACTAGCCCTGGTGCCCCCATCTAACCTCCCACTCTCCTCTGGGGTGCAGGGGGTTCTGGGTCCCATAACCACTCCAGGACAGGGAATTACCCCAGCCGGACATGCCCAGACGCCTCCAACAAAGCCTAGAGCACAG ACTTTACCCACTGGGTTTGATCAAGCTGCTACTCCTCCTACTGACCTTGTACCACCGTTGCCTGGACCAAATCAG GCCCAGCAACCACTTAACAACTTGGATGCCCAGTTGAGGAGAGCCCTGAGTCCAGAGACTGTCCAGGGAGGAAACCAAGTGCAGCCTCCTGCTGCAGGTTTCACACTGGGACGTTTCCAA GTGTCTGTTGCCACTGACAACGCATCCAGCAGCATTCCAGATCCCTCCAGcatcgtctcctcctcctccattacGCCGTCCTCAACGTCTTCGTCTTCCtcgtcctcttcatcctcttccccCTCAAGTCCAGAGAATACCCTCCACCGTTTAAGTTCTCTGTCCAAAGGAGTCTGTGAACCTGACATTATAAATGGAGCATCATCTGTCTCTGCTGGTCCTGCCAGTCAACAAACCACCACTATCGGGCGCTTCCAAGTGTCCACAAACACCAATGCAACAGTGGGACCCAGCACTGGCTCGAAAGTGGGCCGTTTTTCAGTCACAG TCACCCCAGCTCCAGCAGTAGGTTCCAGTACGCAGAACGGGCCATCGTCCTCAACCTCTGACCCtcataaaacacatacacattACAGCAGTGACAACGATGACGACTCAGAGACTGAAGATGAAGCCTTGCAGAAGGAAATTAGCCGTCTAAGAGAAAA ACACATGTTGGAGATTCAGGCCTTGCAGACTCGTCAGAAAGAGGAAATCGAGGCTCTGTTCACACGTATGGGAAAACCCCCTCCACCTTCTGTCTTCTCCCCTGCTGTGGCAATGGCCGGAGGTCGACGTAGGCTCAAGAGTAAGGGCCACAAATCTGCTCGTAGCAGTGGACAGCCCAGCCCCTCACACCATG GATCTCCAGGTCAGAGCCTACTCGGTTCAGAGTTTGTTCCAAAGCAAAGTTCTTCCTCAACAACAGAGTCTTCAGAAATGGCAGAGGCTTCACAATCAGTTAGCAACTCATCATTACCACAGCTCAGATCCTCTCCATCTATGCCCATCCTCAGTACTTGCTCCACAG GAACAAGTGGGACAAGCTCCACCGGTGGTTTAGGCCTTTGCCAGAACCACTCAGCGTCCCTGACCCAGGCGGCTGGACACACTGTCCCTGCCTCTCACACCCAGAAGGGCAAGGGCACCTTCACGGATGACCTCCATCAACTGGTGGATAACTGGGCCAGAGATGCCATTAGCCTTTCCCagtgcaaaagaggtcctaaaACTGGAAcacaagcagcagcagcacatgAT ATTATTCCTCCAGCAAACATGGGCCGTAAATTCTCAGCTCCAGGCTACCTCTGCCCAACACCGTCCAACCCTTCATGTTCCACATCAGCTCAACTCCCTAACTCGGCCAATCCCTCTGTCCCTCTGGGTCCCCGTAAAGGCTCTCTGGGTCCAGTCGCTCAGGGGTTTGGTTATGCCTCAGCGCCATACAGTGCTCCTCAGTGGGCAGGACCCACAGGCACATGCCAGGTCAGCATGCTTAACCCCACACAGCCTCTAGCACAGTACCAACCACCTACGACGGCCACAGTGGCCCTGCACCAAGGCTACCACATGGCAACCACAGCATCCCCACAGAAGTCCGCCAGACCGGGAGGGTCCAACCTGAGGACCACATAG